From a region of the Candidatus Bathyarchaeota archaeon genome:
- a CDS encoding MoaD/ThiS family protein produces the protein MTIRIEVNFLGTLQEIAKKRNVSLEFDSFVAVKDVISELADFFPSKFRQVLIDPELNDPRPNVIILLNKKEIGLLAGLDTRIEDGDSLVLIPVSHGG, from the coding sequence TTGACGATTAGAATAGAAGTAAATTTTCTAGGCACTCTGCAAGAAATAGCTAAAAAAAGGAATGTTTCACTGGAATTTGATAGCTTTGTAGCCGTCAAAGATGTGATTTCTGAACTAGCAGACTTTTTTCCATCCAAGTTTAGACAAGTTTTGATTGACCCTGAACTCAACGATCCTCGACCAAATGTGATTATTTTGCTTAATAAGAAAGAGATTGGTCTACTTGCTGGGCTTGACACTAGAATTGAGGATGGTGACAGTTTGGTTTTGATTCCGGTCTCACATGGAGGCTAA
- a CDS encoding 30S ribosomal protein S17e yields MGKVRQEHVKKAARELVGRYPDKFSTDFQSNKKVVESLTQISSIKLRNRIAGYITRLISIAKMRARAEESEMEESLEEDKQ; encoded by the coding sequence TTGGGCAAAGTGCGGCAAGAGCACGTGAAAAAAGCTGCCCGCGAATTAGTAGGGCGATACCCGGACAAATTCAGTACCGACTTTCAAAGCAACAAAAAAGTAGTAGAATCTCTAACTCAGATCTCTTCAATTAAGCTGAGAAACAGGATAGCTGGATATATTACCAGGTTGATCTCAATTGCCAAAATGCGCGCGCGCGCAGAAGAAAGTGAAATGGAAGAAAGCCTTGAAGAGGACAAACAGTAG
- a CDS encoding TatD family hydrolase, with protein MRFVDAHLHLSDPEYEAQVDEVVEDAESSNVVALVSNSVNFQTSLQSIKLVEKYPTLVYAALGIHPWNVKELLPDELECIVDLILNYRKYERMVAIGEIGLDYKYLKGEKKELMSRQYEVFCEMLQLSEKLSLPAVIHSRGKTSEIMNILSSYNIKKVLLHWFSNPVKLLPEIVDRGYYITEGPATLYSTLIQGVIRRIPLENLLTETDGPVRFFRPPFKGKMTTPSFIPLVVNAIAKIKGKQEAEVAKRIFQNFVTFFEIEPT; from the coding sequence ATGAGATTCGTGGATGCCCATCTACACTTGTCAGACCCGGAATACGAAGCACAGGTCGATGAAGTAGTAGAAGACGCTGAAAGTTCAAACGTTGTTGCTTTGGTATCTAACTCGGTGAACTTTCAAACAAGTCTTCAGAGCATCAAACTCGTAGAAAAATATCCCACGCTTGTGTATGCTGCTTTGGGAATACACCCGTGGAATGTCAAGGAGTTATTGCCTGATGAATTAGAATGTATAGTAGACTTGATCCTTAACTATAGAAAGTATGAAAGAATGGTCGCAATTGGTGAGATAGGGCTAGATTACAAGTATTTGAAGGGAGAAAAGAAGGAACTCATGAGCAGGCAGTATGAAGTGTTTTGTGAGATGTTGCAGCTTAGCGAAAAGCTTTCCTTACCTGCAGTAATTCATTCAAGAGGAAAAACATCAGAAATCATGAATATACTCTCCTCTTACAACATCAAGAAAGTATTGTTACACTGGTTCAGCAATCCAGTGAAATTGCTGCCTGAAATTGTAGACCGCGGATATTATATTACAGAAGGTCCTGCAACACTTTATTCGACCCTCATACAAGGCGTTATTCGTCGAATTCCCCTCGAAAATCTGTTAACTGAAACAGATGGTCCTGTCAGATTCTTTAGGCCGCCTTTTAAAGGAAAGATGACCACACCTTCATTTATACCGCTGGTAGTAAATGCAATAGCAAAAATAAAAGGCAAACAGGAAGCGGAAGTGGCTAAACGGATTTTTCAGAACTTTGTGACCTTTTTCGAGATAGAACCGACATAA